A window of the Vibrio fluvialis genome harbors these coding sequences:
- the ihfB gene encoding integration host factor subunit beta, which yields MTKSELIERLCAEQTHLSAKEIEDAVKDILEHMANTLEAGERIEIRGFGSFSLHYREPRVGRNPKTGEKVELEGKYVPHFKPGKELRERVNENI from the coding sequence ATGACTAAGTCTGAATTGATTGAAAGACTCTGTGCTGAGCAAACACACCTGTCTGCAAAAGAGATCGAAGACGCAGTAAAAGATATTCTTGAGCACATGGCGAATACTTTAGAGGCAGGAGAGCGTATCGAAATTCGTGGTTTCGGCAGTTTCTCCCTACACTATCGCGAGCCTAGAGTAGGGCGTAACCCTAAAACTGGTGAAAAAGTGGAGTTGGAAGGTAAATACGTTCCACACTTCAAACCAGGTAAAGAACTTCGTGAACGTGTAAACGAAAACATTTGA
- the ppiD gene encoding peptidylprolyl isomerase has product MMDRLREGVNSIAVKIILGLIILSFIFAGVGNYLISGSNNAAAKVGGTEIGRGEFEQAYQNERNRMQAQLGDYFANLLADPEYVASFRKSVLDRMINDLLLEQHAQSLGLRVSDDQIRQMILDMPQFQSEGKFDQEIYQSALRRAGFSPDSFAEYMRRDLVRNQLMSALQGSEFTLKGEVEAQGELISQTRDIRTITLSPAEFAKNVELSDDEIEQYYKQNPERYTRPEQVKLSYIELSAEQLKSAVTISDDQAQQYYQDHLDKYSSAEQRKVSHILIQGDDEKAAQEILDELKAGADFATLAKEKSQDIGSAEEGGSLGWIEHDTMDPAFESAAFALKQAGDISGLVKSDFGYHIIKLDEVKAPIAKPYADVAADIKAELKDQQAVDKFYELQTELEKVAFESPDSLDEAAKAISATVQKTDFVSEQQLPATLNNADVLKAIQTPEVKDDGLNSEAIEVAPEHVVVVRVEESRPEMVLPLTEVKDQVVAQLSKVKGEQQALELASKLVDGLKQGDKSLLQQHNLAFGDLNMIDRSSPLAGTVYAMPKPAEGAVTYAQAKDFDGNIIVVELDKVEAKVNTEYHDQIGAQLARIGVQQDLAGVLSVLRQNTDIKYYAVSQ; this is encoded by the coding sequence ATGATGGATCGATTACGCGAGGGCGTGAACAGCATCGCGGTAAAAATTATCCTAGGACTAATCATCCTTTCTTTTATCTTCGCAGGGGTAGGTAACTACCTGATCAGCGGCAGTAATAATGCAGCAGCCAAAGTCGGCGGAACTGAAATCGGCCGTGGTGAATTTGAACAAGCGTACCAGAACGAACGTAACCGCATGCAAGCGCAGCTAGGCGATTACTTTGCTAACTTGCTTGCAGATCCTGAGTACGTGGCGTCTTTCCGTAAATCGGTGCTGGATCGTATGATCAACGACCTGTTACTGGAACAGCACGCACAATCACTGGGCCTGCGTGTGAGTGATGATCAGATTCGTCAAATGATTCTGGACATGCCTCAGTTCCAAAGCGAAGGCAAGTTTGATCAGGAAATTTACCAGTCTGCACTGCGTCGAGCTGGTTTCTCACCAGACTCGTTTGCAGAGTATATGCGCCGTGATTTGGTGCGTAACCAATTGATGAGCGCGCTACAAGGCAGCGAATTCACTCTGAAAGGCGAAGTTGAAGCTCAGGGCGAACTGATTTCTCAAACTCGTGATATTCGTACCATCACGCTGTCACCAGCAGAATTTGCTAAGAATGTTGAGCTGAGCGATGACGAAATCGAGCAGTACTACAAACAAAACCCAGAGCGTTATACCCGTCCAGAGCAGGTAAAACTTTCGTACATCGAATTGTCGGCAGAGCAGCTGAAAAGCGCGGTCACTATCAGTGATGATCAGGCACAGCAATACTACCAAGATCATCTGGACAAGTACTCTTCTGCTGAACAGCGCAAAGTCAGCCATATTCTGATTCAGGGTGATGATGAAAAAGCGGCGCAGGAAATTCTTGATGAACTAAAAGCGGGCGCGGATTTCGCAACGCTGGCAAAAGAAAAATCGCAGGATATCGGTAGTGCTGAAGAAGGCGGTTCGCTGGGCTGGATCGAACATGACACCATGGATCCCGCGTTCGAAAGTGCTGCATTTGCCTTGAAACAAGCAGGTGATATTAGTGGTCTGGTGAAGTCAGATTTTGGCTACCACATCATCAAATTGGACGAAGTGAAAGCGCCAATCGCGAAGCCATATGCTGATGTCGCGGCAGATATCAAAGCAGAGCTGAAAGATCAGCAAGCCGTAGATAAATTCTACGAGTTGCAAACAGAACTAGAAAAAGTAGCGTTTGAATCTCCAGATTCTCTGGACGAGGCTGCGAAAGCGATTTCAGCAACAGTACAGAAAACGGATTTTGTCTCTGAGCAGCAACTTCCGGCAACGCTGAACAATGCAGATGTTCTCAAAGCGATCCAGACTCCAGAAGTGAAAGACGATGGTTTGAACTCTGAAGCCATTGAAGTTGCCCCAGAGCATGTGGTGGTGGTACGAGTGGAGGAGTCTCGTCCGGAAATGGTTCTGCCACTGACAGAAGTAAAAGATCAAGTGGTTGCTCAACTGTCGAAAGTGAAAGGCGAACAGCAAGCTCTGGAGCTGGCAAGCAAACTTGTCGATGGTTTGAAACAAGGTGATAAATCTCTGTTGCAACAACATAATCTGGCGTTTGGCGATTTGAACATGATTGATCGCAGTTCTCCTCTAGCAGGAACCGTGTACGCGATGCCTAAACCCGCTGAAGGTGCAGTAACTTACGCACAAGCGAAAGACTTCGATGGCAACATCATTGTCGTGGAGCTGGATAAGGTGGAAGCAAAAGTGAATACTGAATACCACGACCAAATTGGTGCGCAATTAGCACGTATTGGTGTTCAGCAAGATCTTGCCGGAGTTTTGAGCGTGCTGCGTCAGAACACCGACATTAAGTACTATGCTGTGAGCCAGTAG
- a CDS encoding ComEA family DNA-binding protein, with protein MKIHKFWLAILLAVTWPVSHSWAEGNVSATEGVEITVNINTAPAEELATLLKGIGLKKAQAIVDYREANGAFKSKEDLTQVKGIGPDIVAQNDKRILL; from the coding sequence ATGAAAATTCACAAATTTTGGTTGGCGATTCTCCTGGCTGTCACTTGGCCGGTATCTCACAGTTGGGCGGAAGGAAATGTTTCTGCTACAGAAGGGGTCGAGATAACTGTCAATATCAATACGGCACCAGCGGAAGAGTTGGCGACTTTACTCAAAGGTATCGGCCTGAAAAAAGCCCAAGCAATAGTTGACTATCGTGAGGCCAATGGTGCGTTCAAATCTAAAGAAGATCTGACGCAAGTGAAAGGCATTGGGCCAGATATCGTTGCTCAGAATGACAAACGTATCTTGTTATAA
- a CDS encoding HU family DNA-binding protein has translation MNKTQLVEQIAANADISKASAGRALDAFIEAVSDTLQSGDQVALVGFGTFAVRTRAARTGRNPKTGEEIQIAEAKVPAFKAGKALKDACN, from the coding sequence GTGAATAAGACACAATTAGTAGAACAAATCGCAGCTAACGCTGATATCTCTAAAGCTTCAGCTGGTCGTGCACTAGATGCATTCATTGAAGCAGTGAGCGACACGCTTCAATCTGGTGATCAGGTGGCTCTAGTTGGCTTTGGTACATTTGCAGTACGTACTCGCGCAGCTCGCACAGGCCGTAACCCTAAGACTGGTGAAGAAATCCAAATCGCAGAAGCAAAAGTTCCTGCGTTCAAAGCAGGCAAAGCTCTTAAAGACGCTTGTAACTAA
- a CDS encoding methyltransferase, protein MRELFLHLDQFLTQTQPLWRFESFHLSAQPHAPWTDSHPDLQRWLMSLSEHQIEQFKASPATLLPQIGKFIEGLENIHRSLQLPSASCQAIDTAAIETGIPGRKLEQIRLIGGAAITCHQAQEWLEWCSGKGYLGRVLASATGQKVTSFEFQHALCESGQSDADALGLSMQFVQGDAFDERSRCCFSSVQHAIALHACGDLHVRLMQYATDASLQAISFSPCCYHLVQSDRYQCLSQPALASALSLTRQELRIPLQETVTGGERVRRHRFAEMSYRLGFDELLRAELGLMEYLPVPSIKKSQLSEEFVAFCQWAAQQKGIELPGVDYAHFQHCGELRFWTMERLSLVQSGFRRLLELWLVLDKAMYLEERGYQVTLSEFCKRDVTPRNILVHACKQ, encoded by the coding sequence ATGCGTGAACTTTTTCTACATCTCGATCAATTTTTGACTCAAACTCAGCCTCTTTGGCGGTTTGAGTCTTTTCATCTTAGTGCTCAACCCCATGCCCCCTGGACTGATAGCCATCCGGATCTGCAACGTTGGCTGATGTCGCTTTCTGAACACCAAATTGAGCAGTTTAAGGCATCACCTGCCACTCTTCTTCCCCAGATCGGTAAATTTATTGAAGGGTTGGAGAATATTCACCGTTCGTTGCAACTACCATCAGCGTCTTGTCAAGCAATAGATACAGCAGCAATAGAAACGGGTATACCAGGTCGAAAGCTGGAGCAGATCCGTCTAATTGGTGGAGCAGCGATAACTTGCCACCAAGCCCAAGAATGGCTGGAATGGTGCTCTGGGAAAGGTTATCTGGGGCGTGTTTTGGCCAGTGCGACTGGGCAAAAGGTTACCAGTTTTGAGTTCCAACATGCGCTGTGTGAATCTGGTCAGTCGGATGCGGATGCTCTGGGCTTATCGATGCAGTTTGTTCAGGGCGATGCATTTGATGAACGGAGTCGATGCTGCTTTTCGTCGGTTCAACATGCGATTGCGTTACATGCATGCGGTGATCTGCATGTCCGTTTGATGCAATACGCGACGGATGCGTCGTTACAGGCCATAAGCTTTTCGCCATGCTGTTATCATCTGGTGCAATCTGATCGCTATCAGTGCTTGTCGCAGCCTGCTCTGGCGTCTGCTTTGAGTTTGACTCGTCAGGAACTGCGCATTCCCCTACAGGAAACGGTAACGGGGGGAGAACGTGTACGGCGTCATCGCTTTGCAGAGATGAGTTATCGATTAGGTTTTGATGAATTGTTGAGGGCGGAATTGGGACTGATGGAATATCTGCCCGTACCCAGTATTAAAAAGTCCCAATTGAGCGAGGAGTTCGTTGCATTTTGCCAATGGGCGGCTCAGCAGAAAGGGATTGAGTTGCCGGGTGTGGACTATGCGCACTTTCAGCATTGCGGTGAGCTGCGATTCTGGACCATGGAGAGATTGAGTCTGGTGCAGTCAGGCTTTCGCCGATTACTAGAGCTGTGGTTGGTGTTGGATAAGGCGATGTATTTGGAAGAGCGTGGCTACCAGGTGACGTTGTCAGAGTTTTGCAAGCGGGATGTGACGCCCAGAAACATTCTGGTTCACGCCTGCAAACAATGA
- the pyrF gene encoding orotidine-5'-phosphate decarboxylase produces the protein MNDQKVIVALDYDNQADALAFVDRIDPASCRLKVGKEMFTLFGPEFVRELHKRGFSVFLDLKFHDIPNTCSKAVRAAAELGVWMVNVHASGGERMMTASREILEPYGKDRPWLIGVTVLTSMEQSDLAGIGLDVEPQQQVMRLATLTKNSGLDGVVCSAQEASMLKSSLGQEFKLVTPGIRPAGSEVGDQRRIMTPYEAVQAGSDYLVIGRPITQAAEPAKVLAAINASLV, from the coding sequence ATGAACGACCAAAAAGTGATCGTTGCACTGGATTATGACAATCAGGCGGATGCGCTGGCATTTGTCGATAGAATCGACCCAGCGAGTTGTCGATTGAAAGTCGGTAAAGAGATGTTTACGTTGTTTGGTCCTGAATTTGTACGTGAGCTGCACAAACGCGGTTTCTCAGTCTTCTTAGACCTCAAGTTTCATGATATTCCCAATACCTGCTCAAAAGCAGTGAGAGCCGCGGCTGAACTTGGTGTGTGGATGGTTAACGTCCATGCCAGCGGCGGCGAACGCATGATGACGGCGTCACGCGAGATCCTTGAACCATATGGTAAAGACCGTCCATGGTTGATCGGCGTGACCGTATTGACCAGCATGGAGCAAAGTGACCTGGCAGGCATCGGTTTGGATGTGGAACCGCAACAGCAAGTCATGCGTTTAGCAACACTGACTAAAAACTCCGGTTTGGATGGTGTTGTCTGCTCGGCACAAGAAGCGAGCATGCTGAAATCGAGCCTTGGTCAGGAGTTTAAGCTGGTAACACCGGGCATTCGCCCGGCTGGCTCGGAAGTGGGCGATCAACGCCGTATTATGACGCCATACGAAGCGGTTCAGGCAGGTTCAGATTACCTCGTGATTGGTCGTCCGATTACGCAAGCTGCTGAGCCTGCAAAAGTGCTTGCTGCGATCAATGCGTCTCTGGTTTGA
- the cysB gene encoding HTH-type transcriptional regulator CysB: MKLQQLRYIVEVVNHNLNVSATAESLYTSQPGISKQVRLLEDELGIQIFERSGKHLTQVTQAGEDIVRIATEILSRVESIKSVAGEHTHPEMGTLNISTTHTQARYALPEVIKGFTARYPKVSLHMHQGTPAQMSEAIAKGSASFAIATEALHLYQDAIMLPCYHWNRSIVVPKDHPLAKKEHLSVEDLAPYPLVTYVFGFTGRSELDSAFNRVGLSPRVVFTATDADVIKTYVRMGIGVGVIASMAMDVNQDKDLVAINASHIFGASTTSIGFRRGTFLRSYMYDFMERFAPHLTRPVVEQAISLKSNHEIEEMFRDIELPVR; the protein is encoded by the coding sequence ATGAAGTTGCAGCAGCTTAGATACATCGTTGAAGTGGTGAACCACAACTTAAATGTTTCTGCTACCGCCGAAAGTCTTTACACCTCCCAACCTGGTATTAGTAAGCAGGTTCGTTTACTGGAAGATGAGCTGGGAATTCAGATATTTGAGCGCAGTGGTAAACATCTCACTCAGGTCACTCAAGCTGGTGAAGACATAGTACGGATTGCGACGGAAATTTTGTCACGGGTTGAGAGTATCAAATCTGTGGCGGGGGAACACACGCATCCTGAGATGGGGACGCTGAACATCTCCACCACCCACACTCAGGCTCGATATGCATTGCCTGAGGTCATTAAGGGTTTTACGGCCCGTTATCCGAAAGTGTCACTACACATGCACCAAGGAACTCCGGCGCAAATGTCGGAAGCGATCGCCAAAGGTTCGGCCAGTTTTGCTATTGCGACAGAAGCTCTGCATTTGTACCAAGACGCGATTATGTTGCCTTGTTATCACTGGAACCGTTCAATTGTGGTACCTAAGGATCACCCGTTGGCCAAGAAAGAACACTTAAGTGTGGAAGATCTGGCGCCGTACCCGTTGGTCACGTACGTATTTGGTTTTACCGGGCGTTCTGAGTTAGATAGCGCCTTTAATCGCGTAGGGCTCTCGCCTCGAGTCGTGTTTACCGCAACTGACGCGGATGTGATTAAAACTTATGTACGCATGGGAATTGGTGTCGGTGTGATTGCGAGTATGGCGATGGATGTTAATCAGGACAAAGATTTAGTAGCGATTAATGCCAGCCACATCTTTGGTGCCAGTACGACCAGTATTGGTTTTCGTCGTGGGACTTTCCTTCGTTCGTATATGTATGATTTTATGGAACGTTTTGCTCCGCACTTGACGCGCCCTGTAGTTGAACAAGCGATATCGCTAAAATCCAATCATGAAATTGAAGAAATGTTCCGCGACATTGAGCTACCTGTGCGCTGA
- the rpsA gene encoding 30S ribosomal protein S1, with amino-acid sequence MTESFAQLFEEFLNETEFQQGTIVKGTVVAIENGYVLVDAGLKSESAIPAEQFKNAAGELEVEVGSEVDVALDAVEDGFGETQLSREKAKRHEAWIVLEKAYEEAETVVGIINGKVKGGFTVELNGIRAFLPGSLVDVRPIRDTAHLENKELEFKVIKLDQKRNNVVVSRRAVIESESSVERDELLETLQEGTEVKGIVKNLTDYGAFVDLGGVDGLLHITDMAWKRVKHPSEIVNVGDEILVKVLKFDRDRTRVSLGLKQLGEDPWVAIAKRYPEGHKLTGRVTNLTDYGCFVEIEEGVEGLVHVSEMDWTNKNIHPSKVVNVGDEVEVMVLDIDEERRRISLGLKQCKANPWQSFAEAQAKGDKVTGKIKSITDFGIFIGLEGGIDGLVHLSDISWNVPGEEAVREYKKGDEISAVVLAVDAERERISLGVKQMENDPFNAYVADNKKGVLVNGTVTAVDAKGATIELEDGVEGYIRASEVSRDRVEDATLILSVGDKVEAKFTGVDRKNRVINLSIKAKDEAEEQEAMASINKQDDAAFGNAMADAFKAAKGE; translated from the coding sequence ATGACTGAATCTTTTGCTCAACTCTTTGAAGAGTTTCTAAACGAGACTGAATTCCAACAAGGTACCATCGTTAAAGGTACTGTAGTAGCGATCGAGAACGGTTACGTTCTTGTTGATGCTGGTCTTAAGTCTGAGTCTGCAATCCCTGCTGAACAGTTCAAGAACGCTGCTGGCGAACTTGAAGTTGAAGTTGGTTCTGAAGTAGACGTAGCTCTAGACGCTGTAGAAGACGGTTTCGGTGAAACTCAACTTTCTCGTGAGAAAGCGAAACGTCACGAAGCTTGGATCGTTCTTGAGAAAGCTTACGAAGAAGCTGAAACTGTTGTTGGTATCATCAACGGTAAAGTTAAAGGCGGTTTCACTGTTGAACTGAACGGTATCCGTGCATTCCTACCAGGTTCACTGGTTGATGTACGTCCTATCCGTGACACAGCTCACCTAGAAAACAAAGAGCTAGAGTTCAAAGTAATCAAGCTAGACCAGAAACGTAACAACGTTGTTGTTTCTCGTCGTGCTGTTATCGAATCAGAAAGCAGCGTTGAGCGTGACGAACTTCTTGAGACTCTACAAGAAGGTACTGAAGTTAAAGGTATCGTTAAGAACCTTACTGACTACGGTGCATTCGTTGATCTTGGCGGTGTTGACGGTCTTCTGCACATCACTGATATGGCGTGGAAACGTGTTAAACACCCATCTGAGATCGTTAACGTTGGTGACGAGATCCTAGTTAAAGTTCTTAAGTTCGACCGTGACCGCACTCGCGTATCACTAGGTCTGAAACAGCTTGGCGAAGATCCATGGGTAGCAATCGCTAAACGTTACCCAGAAGGTCACAAACTGACTGGTCGTGTAACTAACCTGACTGATTACGGCTGCTTCGTTGAAATCGAAGAAGGCGTTGAAGGTCTGGTACACGTTTCAGAAATGGATTGGACTAACAAGAACATCCACCCATCTAAAGTTGTTAATGTTGGCGACGAAGTTGAGGTTATGGTTCTTGATATCGACGAAGAACGTCGTCGTATCTCTCTAGGCCTGAAACAGTGTAAAGCTAACCCATGGCAGTCATTCGCTGAAGCACAAGCTAAAGGCGACAAAGTTACTGGTAAGATCAAGTCAATCACTGACTTCGGTATCTTCATCGGTCTAGAAGGCGGCATCGACGGTCTTGTTCACCTGTCTGACATCTCTTGGAACGTTCCAGGCGAAGAAGCTGTACGTGAGTACAAAAAAGGCGACGAGATCTCTGCAGTTGTTCTAGCTGTAGATGCAGAGCGTGAGCGTATTTCTCTAGGCGTTAAGCAAATGGAAAATGACCCATTCAATGCTTACGTTGCAGACAACAAGAAAGGCGTTCTGGTTAACGGTACTGTAACTGCAGTTGACGCTAAAGGCGCAACTATCGAGCTAGAAGACGGCGTTGAAGGTTACATCCGCGCTTCTGAAGTTTCTCGTGACCGCGTAGAAGACGCGACTCTGATCCTGAGCGTTGGCGACAAAGTTGAAGCGAAATTTACTGGCGTTGACCGTAAGAACCGCGTAATCAACCTGTCTATCAAAGCGAAAGACGAAGCTGAAGAGCAAGAAGCAATGGCATCTATCAACAAGCAAGATGACGCTGCATTCGGTAACGCAATGGCAGACGCTTTCAAAGCTGCTAAAGGCGAATAA
- the cmk gene encoding (d)CMP kinase has translation MSSHTPVITVDGPSGAGKGTLCMLLANKLGFHLLDSGAIYRVLALAAIHHGVDIESEDALVPLATHLDVQFIAEGDLVKVILEGEDVSKELRKEETGMAASKVAALPRVREALLRRQRAFAEGQGLVADGRDMGTVVFPQAEAKIFLDASAEERARRRFKQLQLKGLDVKFDALLSEIQERDDRDRNRPVAPLRPAEDALLLDSTEMSIDEVVVKALQYIESKLAE, from the coding sequence ATGTCCTCTCATACACCGGTGATTACCGTTGATGGACCAAGCGGAGCGGGAAAAGGCACGCTTTGCATGCTGTTGGCTAACAAACTCGGTTTTCATCTATTAGACTCTGGTGCGATCTATCGCGTGCTAGCTCTTGCTGCGATTCACCACGGTGTTGACATCGAATCTGAAGACGCACTCGTACCGCTGGCCACCCATTTGGATGTGCAGTTCATCGCAGAAGGAGACTTGGTAAAAGTTATCCTCGAAGGTGAAGACGTTTCCAAAGAACTGCGTAAAGAAGAAACGGGTATGGCAGCGTCAAAAGTGGCGGCTTTACCACGCGTTCGTGAAGCATTGCTGCGCAGACAGCGTGCTTTTGCGGAAGGCCAAGGGTTAGTTGCTGATGGCCGTGATATGGGAACTGTGGTGTTTCCACAGGCAGAAGCCAAAATTTTCCTTGATGCGAGTGCTGAGGAACGTGCACGTAGACGTTTCAAGCAGTTGCAACTAAAGGGGCTTGATGTTAAATTTGACGCCCTTTTGAGCGAAATCCAAGAGCGTGACGACCGAGATCGTAACCGCCCAGTGGCGCCATTGCGCCCTGCAGAGGATGCGCTATTGCTAGATTCCACCGAAATGTCTATCGACGAAGTGGTGGTTAAGGCACTACAATATATCGAATCGAAGCTGGCGGAATAA
- a CDS encoding LapA family protein, protein MKIIKIVVLLALFLIALALGSQNQEIVTFNYLLAQGEFHLSTLLGSVFVVGFLIAWIIFGSMHLKSQLEIRKLNRKLKKQTSSHSVSEQKANIG, encoded by the coding sequence ATGAAAATAATAAAAATCGTTGTGTTACTTGCTCTCTTCCTGATCGCATTGGCGTTAGGGTCTCAAAATCAGGAGATCGTAACGTTCAACTATCTGCTGGCTCAGGGCGAATTCCATCTATCGACGCTACTCGGGTCGGTTTTTGTGGTAGGTTTTCTCATCGCCTGGATCATTTTTGGAAGCATGCATCTAAAATCGCAACTTGAAATCCGTAAGTTGAACAGAAAGCTGAAAAAACAAACCTCATCCCATTCTGTTTCAGAACAAAAAGCGAATATCGGATAA
- the miaE gene encoding tRNA isopentenyl-2-thiomethyl-A-37 hydroxylase MiaE, with product MTNTPAIQQLLEPINQFLHCQTPNAWIEEARKPENLPTILLDHLMCELKAGQSAMYLIRKYAVDHESQHSLLDWFKPYEDFAYRNIGSMETLKGKSQISKAIMAKSTSPYSQDLIDKMVLLIKEELHHFYQVLEVMESRGIAYESTPASRYAKGLLAHMKTHEPQTLIDKLIIGAYIEARSCERFARLAPHLDEDIAKFYVSLLRSEARHYQDYLTLAEQIAGQDISERIAYFGHVEAELISSPDDGFKFHSGVPANHL from the coding sequence ATGACCAATACACCTGCAATTCAACAACTTCTGGAACCAATTAATCAGTTCCTCCATTGCCAAACTCCTAATGCCTGGATTGAAGAAGCCCGCAAGCCAGAGAATCTGCCAACAATTTTGCTCGACCACTTGATGTGTGAGCTCAAAGCCGGCCAGTCAGCGATGTATCTCATTCGCAAGTATGCTGTTGACCATGAGAGTCAACACTCTCTGTTGGACTGGTTTAAACCATACGAAGATTTTGCGTATCGCAACATCGGTTCGATGGAAACGTTAAAAGGCAAAAGTCAGATTTCCAAAGCAATCATGGCCAAATCAACCTCACCTTACAGTCAGGATTTGATTGATAAGATGGTATTACTGATCAAAGAAGAGCTACACCATTTCTATCAAGTTCTGGAAGTGATGGAAAGCCGCGGCATTGCTTACGAGTCGACTCCGGCCAGCCGCTATGCGAAAGGTCTGTTGGCTCACATGAAAACTCATGAACCACAAACACTCATCGATAAGCTGATCATCGGCGCTTACATTGAAGCGCGCTCCTGTGAGCGATTTGCTCGCCTTGCACCGCATCTTGATGAAGACATCGCTAAATTTTATGTCTCACTGCTACGTTCTGAAGCACGCCATTATCAAGACTATCTGACACTGGCCGAGCAAATTGCCGGACAGGACATCAGCGAGCGTATTGCCTACTTTGGCCACGTGGAAGCTGAATTGATATCGTCCCCCGATGACGGCTTCAAATTTCACAGCGGTGTTCCAGCAAATCACCTATAA
- the lapB gene encoding lipopolysaccharide assembly protein LapB — protein sequence MLEILFLLLPIAAAYGWYMGNRSAQQDKQKHSHQISRQYVTGLNLLLSDQSDKAVDHFIELLQVDNETIDTHLALGNLFRSRGEVDRAIRIHQNLISRSGLTIDQKNLALQQLAKDYMVSGFLDRAERIFEQLVDEPEHRESALQQLTAIYQQTREWHKAIDCAQALVKMGRKRVKTSIAHFWCELAMQEKADGHDSKAIQLFKKALQEDPKCVRASISLGKLYLENEDYRKTIQYMEMVLEQDIDFIGEVLPTLAECYHHLGQEQELVQFLRQCISNKAGVSAELMLAQMVAQHDGVASAQELLTRQLVKNPTMKGFYRLIDYHIAEAEEGRAKESLSTLQKLVGEQMKVKPHYRCRRCGFSTHSLYWHCPSCKGWGSIKPIRGLDGE from the coding sequence ATGTTAGAAATTCTCTTCTTGTTATTGCCAATCGCCGCCGCATACGGGTGGTATATGGGTAATCGTAGTGCCCAGCAAGACAAGCAGAAGCATTCCCATCAAATCTCCCGTCAGTACGTAACGGGGCTGAACTTGCTATTGTCTGATCAATCGGACAAAGCGGTTGATCACTTTATCGAACTATTACAAGTGGATAACGAGACCATCGATACCCACTTGGCGCTGGGTAATCTTTTCCGTTCCCGAGGCGAAGTTGACCGCGCTATTCGTATTCACCAGAACCTTATCTCTCGTTCAGGCCTGACCATTGACCAGAAGAACCTTGCGCTGCAACAGCTGGCGAAAGACTATATGGTTTCGGGTTTTCTCGACCGCGCCGAACGCATATTTGAGCAGCTTGTCGACGAACCAGAACATCGTGAGTCAGCTCTGCAGCAATTGACTGCTATCTACCAACAAACACGTGAATGGCACAAGGCGATCGATTGTGCACAGGCATTAGTTAAGATGGGCCGCAAACGCGTGAAAACGAGTATTGCCCATTTCTGGTGTGAACTAGCGATGCAAGAGAAAGCCGACGGTCATGATAGCAAAGCGATTCAACTATTTAAGAAAGCGCTTCAAGAAGACCCCAAATGTGTTCGTGCCAGCATCTCGCTCGGCAAGTTGTATCTGGAAAATGAAGATTATCGCAAGACCATCCAATATATGGAGATGGTCTTAGAACAGGATATTGATTTTATTGGTGAGGTATTGCCAACACTGGCAGAGTGTTACCACCATTTGGGTCAAGAGCAAGAACTTGTGCAGTTCCTGCGTCAGTGTATCTCTAACAAGGCCGGGGTATCGGCTGAATTGATGCTGGCTCAGATGGTTGCTCAACATGATGGTGTTGCCTCGGCTCAAGAACTGCTGACCCGTCAGCTGGTCAAAAATCCAACCATGAAAGGCTTCTATCGTCTGATTGATTACCATATTGCTGAAGCGGAAGAGGGCCGAGCGAAAGAGAGCTTGTCAACACTTCAGAAACTGGTTGGTGAGCAAATGAAAGTCAAACCACATTATCGCTGCCGCCGATGTGGTTTTTCGACCCATTCCCTTTACTGGCACTGTCCATCGTGTAAAGGGTGGGGCTCGATCAAGCCGATTCGCGGCTTAGATGGCGAATAA